In Nocardia asteroides, a single genomic region encodes these proteins:
- a CDS encoding DUF742 domain-containing protein has product MNDHGEAWFDEDAGTIGRLYAEILRLGREPQSIAELAAKLRLPLTSTKVLVDDGLLEFREPVPLDRDTDAADIGVLRALLKGIEAL; this is encoded by the coding sequence GTGAACGACCACGGGGAGGCATGGTTCGACGAGGACGCGGGCACGATCGGCCGGCTGTACGCGGAGATCCTGCGGCTCGGCCGGGAGCCGCAGTCGATCGCCGAACTCGCCGCGAAGCTGCGGCTTCCGCTCACCTCGACCAAGGTGCTGGTCGACGACGGCCTGCTGGAGTTCCGCGAGCCGGTGCCGCTCGACCGGGACACCGATGCCGCCGACATCGGTGTCCTGCGCGCGCTGCTGAAGGGAATCGAGGCGCTCTAG
- a CDS encoding FAD-dependent oxidoreductase — translation MDLTARQRAALTLICDTFAPGDGNALPSAAELGVPDVVLRLLARNPRAAEGRQLATLLGIWDSPLLALLTGGAPGRFSARTQAERERLLLGLGNSRLAPKRAIFQALKQAALLSYYTTPGPHGDNPLWKEMGYPAAPGPLATAPEPALKPLRPNGSETLDCDVVVVGSGAGGGAAAARLAAAGLDVVVLERGEYYDDADFGNGELDALTTLYSPGPQATAEGQLTLVAGSCLGGGTVVNWSTSLRTPDAVRAEWAALGAEQFAGDEYGAAMDEVVRRIAVTSERSPLSARDGVLARGVTALGWELDTLPRNVTDACDAGTECGRCGYGCRIGAKQSATKTWLRDAAERGARLVVGADVRRVEVSAGRATGVTARTADGAEFTVRAGAVVVAAGAIQTPALLRRSGLRNKNIGDHLRLHPASAVFGTFDEEIRPWEGGLQTRISRQHADLDGDGYGVIYETGPMHPGMLVGFMNWLGADAHRAAMLNLGNTVAIGVITRDRDHGTVTVDKAGEPIVHYTLSARDRAHLHRGITGAAEILEAAGARAINSGHQSGASYEPGSRGDHAAFAARCASAGYGPGQCAMAALHIMGSARMGGSAEHSALNPDGATWEVPNLVVADASCFPTASGVNPMVSIEAIGWMNAGRLAATLA, via the coding sequence ATGGACCTCACCGCACGTCAGCGGGCAGCCCTCACGCTGATCTGCGACACGTTCGCACCGGGTGACGGCAACGCCCTGCCCTCCGCCGCCGAGCTCGGCGTTCCCGACGTCGTGCTGCGGCTGCTGGCCCGCAATCCGCGCGCCGCGGAGGGCAGGCAGCTCGCCACCCTGCTCGGGATCTGGGACTCCCCGCTGCTCGCGCTGCTCACCGGCGGCGCCCCCGGCCGCTTCTCGGCCCGCACGCAGGCCGAGCGGGAGCGGCTGCTGCTCGGCCTCGGCAACTCGCGGCTCGCCCCCAAGCGCGCGATCTTCCAGGCGCTCAAGCAGGCGGCGCTGCTCTCGTACTACACCACCCCCGGCCCGCACGGCGACAACCCGCTGTGGAAGGAAATGGGGTACCCGGCCGCGCCGGGCCCGCTGGCCACGGCACCCGAGCCCGCCCTGAAACCGCTGCGCCCGAACGGCTCCGAAACGCTCGACTGCGATGTCGTCGTGGTCGGCTCCGGAGCGGGCGGCGGCGCGGCCGCGGCCAGGCTCGCGGCGGCCGGGCTGGACGTGGTGGTGCTGGAGCGCGGCGAGTACTACGACGACGCCGACTTCGGGAACGGCGAGCTCGACGCCCTCACCACGCTCTACTCCCCCGGCCCGCAGGCCACCGCCGAGGGGCAGCTGACCCTGGTGGCCGGGAGCTGCCTCGGCGGCGGCACCGTCGTCAACTGGAGCACCTCGCTGCGCACCCCGGACGCGGTGCGCGCGGAGTGGGCGGCGCTCGGCGCGGAGCAGTTCGCCGGCGACGAGTACGGCGCCGCCATGGACGAGGTGGTGCGCCGCATCGCGGTGACCTCGGAGCGCTCCCCGCTCTCCGCCCGCGACGGCGTGCTGGCGCGCGGCGTCACCGCGCTCGGCTGGGAGCTGGACACCCTGCCGCGCAACGTCACCGACGCCTGCGACGCGGGCACCGAGTGCGGCCGCTGCGGCTACGGCTGCCGGATCGGCGCCAAGCAGTCGGCGACCAAGACCTGGCTGCGCGATGCCGCCGAGCGCGGCGCCCGGCTGGTGGTCGGCGCCGACGTGCGCCGGGTCGAGGTCAGCGCGGGCCGGGCGACCGGCGTCACCGCGCGCACCGCCGACGGCGCCGAGTTCACCGTGCGGGCCGGGGCGGTGGTGGTCGCCGCGGGCGCCATCCAGACCCCGGCGCTGCTGCGCCGCTCCGGATTGCGGAACAAGAACATCGGCGACCATCTGCGGCTGCACCCGGCCTCCGCGGTCTTCGGCACCTTCGACGAGGAGATCCGGCCCTGGGAGGGCGGGCTGCAGACCCGGATCTCCCGGCAGCACGCGGATCTGGACGGCGACGGCTACGGCGTCATCTACGAGACCGGCCCGATGCACCCCGGCATGCTGGTCGGCTTCATGAACTGGCTCGGCGCCGACGCGCACCGCGCCGCCATGCTGAACCTGGGCAACACCGTCGCCATCGGCGTGATCACCAGGGACCGCGACCACGGCACGGTGACCGTGGACAAGGCGGGCGAGCCGATCGTGCACTACACGCTCTCGGCGCGGGACCGCGCGCACCTGCACCGCGGGATCACCGGTGCCGCCGAGATCCTGGAGGCAGCCGGGGCGCGGGCGATCAACTCCGGGCACCAGTCCGGCGCCTCGTACGAGCCGGGGAGCCGCGGCGACCACGCCGCCTTCGCGGCCCGCTGCGCGAGCGCCGGGTACGGGCCGGGCCAGTGCGCCATGGCGGCGCTGCACATCATGGGCTCGGCCCGGATGGGCGGCAGCGCCGAGCACTCCGCGCTGAACCCGGACGGCGCCACCTGGGAGGTGCCGAACCTGGTCGTCGCGGACGCCTCCTGCTTCCCCACCGCGTCCGGGGTGAACCCGATGGTCTCGATCGAGGCGATCGGCTGGATGAACGCGGGCAGGCTGGCCGCGACGCTCGCCTAG
- a CDS encoding FadR/GntR family transcriptional regulator, with product MDITPVTRASVSDEVFGQLVTEILAGRLAPGDALPGERELAERFGVNRHAVREALKGVRQAGLVRIAQGGKTRVLDWRVSAGLDALSALAETGAVPPVRMLRDIAEMRRSVAADAARLCAERATPEQRAAVTAAAERYPAATDRPVDATAADLDFWTAVIDGSGNIAYRLGLNTLVAGFGAIGWPVIADLGLFMEYVDRAAHAELARRIAAADAEGAHALATELLGRMVALLAGGVEE from the coding sequence GTGGACATCACCCCGGTCACCCGCGCCTCGGTCTCCGACGAGGTCTTCGGGCAGCTCGTCACCGAGATCCTCGCCGGGCGGCTGGCGCCCGGCGACGCGCTGCCCGGCGAGCGGGAGCTGGCCGAGCGCTTCGGTGTGAACCGGCACGCGGTGCGCGAGGCGCTCAAGGGGGTCAGGCAGGCCGGGCTGGTCCGGATCGCGCAGGGCGGCAAGACCAGGGTGCTGGACTGGCGGGTCAGCGCCGGGCTGGACGCGCTCTCGGCGCTGGCCGAGACCGGCGCGGTGCCGCCGGTGCGGATGCTGCGCGATATCGCCGAGATGCGCCGCAGCGTCGCGGCGGACGCCGCCCGGCTCTGTGCCGAGCGCGCCACCCCCGAGCAGCGGGCCGCCGTCACCGCGGCCGCCGAGCGCTACCCGGCCGCCACCGACCGGCCGGTCGACGCCACCGCCGCCGACCTGGACTTCTGGACCGCCGTGATCGACGGCTCCGGCAATATCGCCTACCGGCTCGGGCTGAACACCCTGGTCGCGGGGTTCGGCGCGATCGGCTGGCCGGTGATCGCCGACCTCGGGCTCTTCATGGAGTACGTGGACCGCGCCGCGCACGCCGAGCTGGCCCGCCGGATCGCCGCCGCCGACGCGGAGGGCGCGCACGCGCTCGCCACCGAGCTGCTCGGCCGGATGGTGGCGCTGCTCGCGGGCGGGGTCGAGGAGTAG
- a CDS encoding sterol desaturase family protein, with translation MFDLILHAVPVFVLCLALEAASFRFLPDEDELGYEFRDARTSIGMGLGSVVVNAGWKLALVAVLAAAYTVSPLHLPADTWWFWALLFLADDLAFYCYHRTHHTVRVLWASHVVHHSSRFFNLSTALRQPWTPFTAMPFWLPLALLGFPPWAILLQQSVSLLYQFFLHTERVGRLWAPVEFVFNTPSHHRVHHGANPEYLDRNYGGILIVWDRLFGTFEPELARVRYGLTTNIATFNPVRVATHEFAAIWRDVRGAACLRDRWGFVARAPGWRPADQ, from the coding sequence ATGTTCGACCTGATCCTGCATGCCGTCCCGGTCTTCGTGCTCTGCCTCGCCCTGGAGGCCGCGTCGTTCCGCTTCCTGCCGGACGAGGACGAACTCGGCTACGAATTCCGCGATGCCAGAACCAGTATCGGCATGGGGCTCGGCAGCGTGGTGGTGAACGCGGGCTGGAAGCTGGCGCTGGTCGCCGTGCTCGCCGCCGCGTACACGGTGTCGCCGCTGCACCTGCCCGCCGACACCTGGTGGTTCTGGGCGCTGCTCTTCCTCGCCGACGACCTCGCCTTCTATTGCTATCACCGCACGCACCACACCGTCCGGGTGCTCTGGGCCAGCCACGTGGTGCACCACTCCAGCCGGTTCTTCAACCTGTCGACCGCGCTGCGCCAGCCCTGGACGCCGTTCACCGCCATGCCGTTCTGGCTGCCGCTCGCGCTGCTCGGCTTCCCGCCGTGGGCCATCCTGCTGCAGCAGTCGGTGAGCCTGCTCTACCAGTTCTTCCTGCACACCGAGCGGGTCGGGAGGCTCTGGGCGCCGGTCGAGTTCGTCTTCAACACGCCCTCGCACCACCGGGTGCACCACGGCGCGAACCCGGAGTACCTGGATCGCAACTACGGCGGCATCCTCATCGTCTGGGACCGGCTTTTCGGCACCTTCGAGCCGGAGCTGGCCCGGGTGCGGTACGGGCTCACCACGAATATCGCCACGTTCAACCCGGTGCGGGTCGCCACCCACGAGTTCGCCGCGATCTGGCGGGATGTGCGCGGGGCGGCGTGCCTGCGGGATCGGTGGGGGTTCGTGGCGCGCGCGCCGGGGTGGCGGCCCGCGGATCAGTAG
- the pip gene encoding prolyl aminopeptidase gives MPPFPPIDPYADGLLEVGDGNHVYWCTSGNPDGRAALVVHGGPGSGSSPGPRKTFDPNIFRIVQFDQRGCGRSTPSAADPATDMAVNTTEHLIADMERLREHLGIERWLLYGGSWGSTLILAYAERFPERVTGIVLVGVTTTRRRETDWLYRGLGRFLPAEWERFRAVVSGADDPVEGYRLLLEHPDPDVRRGAAVEWCRWEDAAIAHESLGGPGQYSAKENTALLAFVRICTHYFAHAAWLEEGVLLRDAHRLTGIPGELIHGRLDLSTPLETAWDLAKAWPEARLHIIEDSGHTGSPAMGAAVGRAVARFAY, from the coding sequence GTGCCCCCCTTCCCCCCGATCGACCCCTACGCCGACGGCCTGCTCGAGGTCGGCGACGGCAACCACGTCTACTGGTGCACCAGCGGCAACCCGGACGGCCGCGCGGCGCTGGTCGTCCACGGCGGCCCCGGCAGCGGCAGCAGCCCCGGACCCCGGAAGACATTCGACCCGAACATCTTCCGCATCGTCCAGTTCGACCAGCGCGGCTGCGGCCGCAGCACGCCGAGCGCGGCCGACCCCGCCACCGACATGGCGGTGAACACCACCGAGCACCTGATCGCCGACATGGAGCGGCTCCGCGAGCACCTCGGCATCGAGCGCTGGCTGCTCTACGGCGGCTCCTGGGGCTCGACCCTGATCCTCGCCTACGCCGAGCGCTTCCCGGAGCGGGTCACCGGCATCGTGCTGGTCGGGGTGACCACCACCCGCCGCCGCGAGACCGACTGGCTGTACCGCGGCCTCGGCCGCTTCCTCCCCGCCGAGTGGGAGCGCTTCCGCGCCGTCGTCTCCGGCGCGGACGACCCGGTCGAGGGCTACCGGCTCCTCCTGGAGCACCCGGACCCCGACGTCCGCCGCGGTGCCGCCGTCGAGTGGTGCCGCTGGGAGGACGCCGCCATCGCCCACGAATCCCTCGGCGGCCCCGGCCAGTACAGCGCCAAGGAGAACACCGCGCTGCTCGCCTTCGTCCGCATCTGCACGCACTACTTCGCGCACGCCGCCTGGCTCGAGGAGGGTGTGCTGCTGCGCGACGCGCACCGGCTCACCGGCATCCCCGGCGAGCTGATCCACGGCCGCCTCGACCTCTCCACCCCGCTGGAAACCGCCTGGGACCTCGCGAAGGCCTGGCCGGAGGCCCGGCTGCACATCATCGAGGACTCCGGCCACACCGGTAGCCCCGCCATGGGCGCGGCTGTCGGCCGCGCCGTCGCCCGCTTCGCCTACTGA
- a CDS encoding S8 family serine peptidase: MPTAYFGRADEPGSTFEPSDDLLVVRAATGPAVPRQRGSVPLPLRDLLAGAVLVQAHPEVGVEVYRLPPGQPIAERIPALDAAPEIRFAGRVLADPATGEPVLYTENLFVKFTDDADPAHCRAVLADAGLSLREQVGYAANAYFTAAPERTGQRVFAIAAELLARPDVEYSHPELIRRRARKSIAPQQWHLRATTVGGTPVNAHANVEAAHAVTRGAGITVAVIDDGIDIDHPEFAGKVVAPRDVTAGTDDPRPKDQSGTGPDNGDNHGTACAGVAVAAGSAGASGVAPEAALLPIRLASGLGSQAEARAFRWAADHGADVISCSWGPADGAWYRPADPAHQRVVPIPASTRLALEYAATSGRGGKGCVIVFAAGNGNEPADNDGYAGHPAVLAVAACNDTGTRSVYSDTGAAVAVAFPSNDFEHAPFHHPAPRTPGIWTVDRRGRNGYNPGNPALGDAAGDYTAEFGGTSSAAPGVAGTAALVLAVNPGLTRAQVRDILQRTADRIDEANGNYDATGHSPWYGHGRVNARAAVDAARG, encoded by the coding sequence GTGCCCACTGCGTATTTCGGCCGGGCAGACGAGCCGGGCAGCACATTCGAGCCGAGCGACGACCTGCTCGTGGTGCGCGCGGCCACCGGGCCCGCGGTGCCGCGGCAGCGCGGTTCGGTCCCGCTGCCGCTGCGCGACCTGCTCGCCGGCGCCGTCCTCGTGCAGGCCCATCCCGAGGTGGGCGTCGAGGTGTACCGGCTACCGCCCGGGCAACCGATCGCCGAGCGGATCCCGGCGCTGGACGCCGCACCCGAGATCCGGTTCGCCGGGCGGGTGCTGGCCGACCCGGCCACCGGCGAACCGGTCCTCTACACCGAGAACCTCTTCGTCAAGTTCACCGACGACGCCGACCCCGCGCACTGCCGCGCGGTGCTCGCCGACGCCGGGCTGAGCCTGCGCGAACAGGTCGGCTACGCCGCCAACGCCTACTTCACCGCCGCTCCCGAACGCACCGGTCAGCGCGTCTTCGCGATCGCCGCCGAGCTCCTCGCCCGCCCCGACGTCGAGTACAGCCACCCGGAGCTGATCCGGCGCCGCGCCCGTAAGTCCATCGCCCCGCAGCAGTGGCACCTGCGCGCCACCACCGTCGGCGGGACGCCGGTGAACGCGCACGCGAATGTCGAGGCGGCGCACGCGGTAACCCGCGGCGCGGGTATCACCGTCGCGGTGATCGACGACGGCATCGACATCGATCACCCGGAGTTCGCGGGGAAGGTGGTCGCCCCGCGCGACGTCACCGCGGGCACCGACGACCCGCGCCCGAAGGACCAGAGCGGCACCGGCCCCGACAACGGCGACAACCACGGCACCGCCTGCGCCGGGGTCGCCGTCGCGGCGGGCAGCGCGGGCGCGTCGGGGGTGGCGCCGGAGGCCGCGCTGCTGCCGATCCGGCTCGCCTCCGGGCTCGGTTCGCAGGCGGAGGCCCGCGCCTTCCGGTGGGCCGCCGACCACGGCGCCGACGTGATCTCGTGCAGCTGGGGCCCGGCGGACGGCGCCTGGTACCGCCCCGCCGACCCGGCGCACCAGCGGGTCGTCCCGATCCCGGCGAGCACCAGGCTGGCCCTGGAGTACGCGGCGACCAGCGGCCGCGGCGGTAAGGGCTGCGTGATCGTGTTCGCCGCGGGCAACGGCAACGAGCCGGCCGACAACGACGGCTACGCGGGCCATCCCGCGGTGCTCGCGGTGGCCGCCTGCAACGACACCGGCACCCGCAGCGTGTACAGCGACACCGGCGCCGCGGTCGCCGTCGCCTTCCCCAGCAACGACTTCGAACACGCCCCGTTCCACCACCCGGCGCCGCGCACGCCGGGCATCTGGACCGTCGACCGCCGCGGCCGCAACGGCTACAACCCCGGCAATCCGGCACTCGGCGACGCCGCGGGCGACTACACCGCCGAGTTCGGCGGCACCTCCAGCGCCGCCCCCGGCGTCGCGGGCACCGCCGCCCTCGTCCTGGCCGTGAACCCCGGCCTCACCCGGGCCCAGGTGCGGGACATCCTGCAGCGCACCGCCGACCGCATCGACGAGGCGAACGGGAACTACGACGCCACCGGCCACAGCCCCTGGTACGGCCACGGCCGGGTGAACGCCCGCGCCGCCGTCGACGCCGCGCGCGGCTGA
- a CDS encoding nucleotide disphospho-sugar-binding domain-containing protein, with product MRVLISTIGSRGEVQPVVALARELAAGGHEAVVVGPPDFRGWAERLGVDYRPVGPELRGTARRGSGPPPSEEQRRAMIAGTVDAQFEALLSVAQGCGAVVGGGALAIAAGSVAEAVGACYSYAAFAPVTLPSARHAPPAFRGVEAGTWEQDAARWNRLWAAPLNARRAALGLAPVADVREHLFTASPLLAADPVLAPWPEPGGAVRQTGAWLLAEPRPLPAEVRAFLDAAEPPLFAGFGSMPEPGGAAAALLAAARALGRRLIVSSGWSGFTVDAPDCLVVGELDLRQVFPRVAAVVHHGGAGTTTTAAAAGVPQVVLPQMFDQFYFADRVAALGLGSSYREPPQGDSLTTALTSALDATTRAGDVAREIRHDGARRAAELITAS from the coding sequence ATGCGGGTTCTGATCTCGACGATCGGGTCGCGGGGCGAGGTGCAGCCGGTGGTGGCGCTGGCGCGGGAGCTCGCGGCGGGCGGGCACGAGGCGGTGGTGGTCGGGCCGCCCGACTTCCGCGGGTGGGCCGAACGGCTCGGGGTCGACTATCGGCCGGTCGGGCCGGAGTTGCGCGGGACCGCCCGGCGGGGTTCCGGGCCGCCGCCGAGCGAGGAGCAGCGCCGCGCCATGATCGCGGGCACCGTCGACGCGCAGTTCGAGGCGCTGCTGTCGGTGGCGCAGGGGTGCGGGGCCGTGGTCGGCGGTGGGGCGCTTGCCATCGCGGCCGGGTCGGTGGCGGAGGCCGTCGGCGCCTGCTACTCGTACGCGGCGTTCGCGCCGGTGACCCTGCCGTCGGCCCGGCATGCGCCGCCCGCGTTCCGCGGGGTCGAGGCGGGGACGTGGGAGCAGGATGCCGCGCGCTGGAACCGGCTCTGGGCCGCGCCGCTGAACGCCCGCCGGGCGGCGCTCGGACTCGCCCCGGTCGCGGATGTCCGGGAGCACCTGTTCACCGCGAGCCCGCTGCTCGCCGCCGACCCGGTGCTGGCCCCGTGGCCGGAGCCGGGCGGTGCGGTCCGGCAGACCGGGGCCTGGCTGCTCGCGGAGCCACGGCCCCTGCCCGCCGAGGTGCGCGCCTTCCTCGACGCCGCTGAGCCGCCGCTCTTCGCCGGGTTCGGCAGCATGCCCGAGCCGGGCGGCGCCGCCGCGGCCCTGCTCGCCGCCGCCCGCGCCCTCGGCAGGCGGCTGATCGTCTCGTCCGGCTGGTCCGGCTTCACCGTCGACGCACCGGACTGCCTGGTCGTCGGCGAGCTCGACCTCCGGCAGGTGTTCCCCCGCGTGGCCGCCGTCGTGCACCACGGTGGCGCGGGCACCACGACCACCGCCGCCGCGGCCGGGGTCCCGCAGGTGGTGCTCCCGCAGATGTTCGACCAGTTCTACTTCGCCGACCGCGTCGCGGCGCTCGGCCTCGGGTCGTCGTACCGCGAACCCCCGCAGGGCGACTCGCTCACCACCGCCCTCACCTCGGCCCTCGACGCCACCACCCGCGCCGGGGACGTCGCCCGCGAGATCCGCCACGACGGCGCCCGGCGCGCGGCCGAGCTGATCACCGCGAGCTGA
- a CDS encoding pyridoxamine 5'-phosphate oxidase family protein produces the protein MRFHPGELAVQRAMGQAETAEHVGRSVRPDLPAVATDFLAAQRFLVLAATAPDGAVWASMLTGPPGFAHVADERTLLIDTRPAPDDPIAAALTTAAPIGLIALQPQRRRRMRVNGIAEPHGPGLRITTEQVYGNCPKYIARRAPIAYHPATPPPAHRRPDLDPAMLATITAADTFFIASTDPAGRADASHRGGNPGFLQAISPTLLRWPDYSGNSMFMTLGNLVTQPRCGLLIPDWTTGGTLQLTGTATINTDPATFAPGAQSAMDFTVTEVVTRPEGPLRWGPPEPSPANPA, from the coding sequence ATGCGCTTCCACCCCGGCGAGCTGGCCGTCCAGCGGGCCATGGGCCAGGCGGAGACGGCCGAGCACGTCGGCCGCTCCGTCCGCCCCGACCTCCCCGCCGTAGCCACCGATTTCCTGGCGGCGCAGCGCTTCCTCGTCCTCGCCGCCACCGCCCCGGACGGCGCCGTGTGGGCGAGCATGCTCACCGGCCCGCCCGGCTTCGCGCACGTCGCCGACGAGCGCACCCTCCTGATCGACACCCGCCCGGCCCCGGACGACCCGATCGCGGCCGCGCTCACCACCGCGGCCCCGATCGGGCTGATCGCCCTGCAACCGCAGCGCCGCAGGCGCATGCGCGTCAACGGCATCGCCGAGCCGCACGGCCCCGGCCTGCGAATCACGACCGAGCAGGTCTACGGCAACTGCCCCAAATACATCGCCCGCCGCGCCCCCATCGCCTACCACCCCGCAACGCCGCCCCCGGCCCACCGCCGCCCCGACCTCGACCCCGCGATGCTCGCCACCATCACCGCCGCCGACACCTTCTTCATCGCCAGCACCGACCCCGCCGGCCGCGCCGACGCCTCCCACCGCGGCGGCAACCCCGGCTTCCTGCAGGCCATCTCCCCCACCCTGCTCCGCTGGCCCGACTACAGCGGCAACTCCATGTTCATGACCCTCGGCAACCTGGTCACCCAGCCCCGCTGCGGCCTCCTCATCCCCGACTGGACCACCGGCGGCACCCTCCAACTCACCGGCACCGCCACCATCAACACCGACCCCGCCACCTTCGCCCCCGGCGCCCAGTCCGCCATGGACTTCACCGTCACCGAGGTCGTCACCCGCCCCGAAGGCCCCCTCCGCTGGGGTCCCCCGGAACCCTCCCCCGCCAACCCCGCGTGA
- a CDS encoding VOC family protein, which produces MQLATGHIGSNVSDRARSVDFYRRALGFEQLSAETDGARRWAFHAPAPAGSAPTRGFF; this is translated from the coding sequence GTGCAGCTCGCCACCGGCCACATCGGCTCGAACGTCTCGGACCGGGCCCGCTCGGTCGACTTCTACCGCCGCGCACTCGGTTTCGAGCAGCTCTCGGCCGAGACCGACGGCGCCCGGCGCTGGGCTTTCCACGCCCCCGCACCCGCCGGTTCCGCTCCCACCCGCGGCTTCTTCTGA
- a CDS encoding CGNR zinc finger domain-containing protein, whose translation MPDPRPHLGEPLALDLLNTRWNGAGGPRDLLADVDGLAIWLGTAGLTERVAADAPTLAALRRARDAVHDTVTTGGRDALNSVLAHGRIRRSLTAAGPVAEPDIGDPAELPGWLAAADLLDLLDRAADRIRQCAHPDCVLFFYDTSRNGTRRWHSMAACGNRTKAARHYARRS comes from the coding sequence GTGCCCGATCCGCGCCCGCACCTCGGCGAACCTCTCGCGCTCGACCTGCTGAACACCAGGTGGAACGGTGCGGGCGGCCCGCGGGACCTGCTCGCCGACGTCGACGGGCTGGCGATCTGGCTCGGCACCGCCGGACTCACCGAGCGGGTCGCCGCCGACGCGCCGACGCTCGCTGCGCTGCGCCGCGCACGGGACGCCGTCCACGACACCGTCACCACCGGCGGCCGGGACGCGCTCAACTCCGTGCTGGCGCACGGGCGGATTCGGCGTTCCCTCACCGCGGCGGGGCCGGTGGCCGAGCCCGACATCGGCGACCCGGCCGAACTCCCCGGGTGGCTCGCCGCCGCCGACCTGCTGGACCTGCTCGACCGCGCCGCCGACCGCATCCGGCAGTGCGCGCACCCGGACTGCGTCCTGTTCTTCTACGACACCTCCCGCAACGGCACCAGGCGCTGGCACTCCATGGCCGCCTGCGGCAACCGCACCAAGGCCGCCCGGCACTACGCCCGCCGCAGCTGA
- a CDS encoding biotin transporter BioY: protein MDGVEESRRPRFRVPARDMARIAVFAALIAALGLPGAITVGFSGVPITLQTLGVILAGAVLGWRNGTAAVLVFLALTMIGLPLLSGGRTGLTALAGPSAGYLIGWVPGVFVIGLLTVRILPRYPIALGLLINALGGIGVIYLFGTLGLLVRTDLGVWAAITSNGPFLPGDIAKVVVAAVVAKGVHRAYPGLIRG from the coding sequence GTGGATGGTGTCGAGGAATCCCGCAGGCCGAGGTTCCGGGTGCCGGCTCGGGACATGGCGCGGATCGCGGTGTTCGCGGCGCTCATCGCCGCGCTCGGGCTGCCGGGGGCGATCACGGTCGGGTTCAGCGGGGTGCCGATCACACTGCAGACGCTGGGCGTGATCCTGGCCGGGGCGGTGCTCGGGTGGCGCAACGGCACTGCGGCGGTGCTGGTGTTCCTCGCGCTGACCATGATCGGGTTGCCGCTGCTCTCCGGGGGGCGCACCGGGCTCACCGCGCTGGCCGGGCCGAGCGCGGGGTACCTGATCGGGTGGGTGCCGGGGGTGTTCGTGATCGGGCTGCTCACCGTGCGGATCCTGCCCAGGTACCCGATCGCGCTGGGGTTGCTGATCAACGCGCTCGGCGGGATCGGGGTCATCTACCTGTTCGGCACGCTCGGGTTGCTGGTGCGGACCGATCTCGGGGTGTGGGCGGCGATCACCAGCAACGGGCCGTTCCTGCCCGGTGATATCGCCAAGGTCGTGGTGGCGGCGGTGGTGGCGAAGGGTGTGCATCGGGCTTATCCCGGGTTGATCCGTGGGTGA